Proteins found in one Apostichopus japonicus isolate 1M-3 chromosome 16, ASM3797524v1, whole genome shotgun sequence genomic segment:
- the LOC139983586 gene encoding uncharacterized protein yields the protein MNVQPSIPKIAVCMVWLVSYAYFCESQEIIAGLRYAKNFGPSGRFLVQRSHLEDAIQELGLEGMVQLLTSSEYDDTIGEVAVQVQSCTDLTIADELSTSQQDQISTSGTVLFIGLPVVSSDSGAHLLISMAYLTDAAKPLLIPYMTSADAIQYIDSIEMGEDYIILRDNDDVMRISVYHDQNCVDNEELGKDLDNFVGGHDVRLSNYPAKFDWGCDSLRDDVSFCEVLDPFMCAIQSTNGNVCTTMSTTLSRRCLADMEIVEMTGVFEEAAPFLASKVPTKSFEAGWIIREHGVGIVFPCF from the exons CATATTTTTGCGAGTCTCAAGAAATAATAGCTGGTCTTCGATATGCCAAGAATTTTGGACCTAGTGGGAGATTTCTCGTTCAACGTTCACATCTTGAAGACGCTATCCAAGAGCTTGGCTTAGAAG GTATGGTTCAACTGTTGACATCTTCTGAGTACGATGATACCATTGGTGAAGTAGCAGTTCAGGTGCAAAGTTGTACGGATCTGACCATTGCTGACGAACTCTCTACTTCCCAACAGGACCAGATATCCACTTCCGGGACCGTCCTTTTCATTGGTTTACCTGTTGTTTCCTCTGACAGCGGTGCCCACTTGTTAATCTCGATGGCATATTTAACTGACGCAGCAAAACCGTTATTAATTCCTTACATGACTAGTGCAGATGCAATTCAATATATTGACAGCATTGAAATGGGAGAAGATTACATCATCCTACGAGATAATGACGACGTAATGCGGATCAGTGTCTACCATGATCAAAATTGTGTTGATAACGAAGAACTGGGCAAGGATTTGGACAATTTTGTCGGGGGACACGACGTTCGTCTTTCTAACTATCCAGCGAAATTCGACTGGGGTTGTGATAGTCTTAGGGATGACGTCAGTTTTTGTGAAGTCCTCGACCCTTTCATGTGTGCCATCCAGAGTACCAACGGCAACGTGTGTACAACgatgtcaacaactctgtcaAGGAGATGTCTAGCAGATATGGAGATTGTCGAAATGACCGGGGTCTTTGAAGAGGCTGCCCCATTTCTGGCTAGTAAAGTTCCAACTAAAAGCTTTGAGGCTGGATGGATTATAAGAGAGCACGGTGTAGGCATTGTGTTTCCTTGCTTCTAG